In Castor canadensis chromosome 11, mCasCan1.hap1v2, whole genome shotgun sequence, a single genomic region encodes these proteins:
- the LOC109691306 gene encoding uncharacterized protein, protein MVRRGSRRGGRGDSDWLLWRGLGGAALGSAARRDRGAASHRGGPVRGRELRVGGGSQAAGRRGQRAGPGAGSCGAGSPLGDFRTSAVVPGARKPQFAAAAAAAHPAPGGAGCREGGGRRTLAAGLGSSAAMARRGGGCRPLHLPRRGPPAPIHLPEPELTQARPRRRRARSAAPPGPRTACLLSPGAEMGEGGHSLGLEGADLRVEDCPQMRAPWRPKPRDELRIKGNHLQTGSPNRLGSTGLASGDPHHLCHLTNCACSDISSGFRMGTHGKGQAGKAEYNQGGVKEKQSCEERRIKARY, encoded by the exons ATGGTG AGACGAGGCTCCCGGCGCGGGGGGCGAGGGGACAGCGACTGGCTGCTGTGGCGGGGGCTCGGCGGTGCGGCGCTCGGTTCAGCTGCGCGCAGGGACCGAGGCGCGGCGTCCCATCGGGGCGGCCCCGTCCGAGGGCGCGAGCtcagggtggggggaggaagtCAGGCTGCAGGCCGCCGGGGCCAGAGGGCTGGGCCGGGGGCAGGAAGCTGCGGCGCGGGCTCCCCCCTCGGCGATTTTCGAACTTCTGCTGTCGTTCCCGGTGCGCGCAAACCGCAGttcgctgccgccgccgccgccgcgcacCCAGCCCCAGGGGGGGCAGGCTGCAGGGAGGGGGGCGGGCGCCGGACGCTGGCCGCTGGCCTGGGGTCCTCAGCAGCCATGGCGCGCCGCGGAGGGGGCTGTAGACCGCTGCACCTGCCGCGGAGGGGGCCGCCGGCGCCGATTCACCTGCCGGAGCCGGAGCTGACCCAGGCGAggccgcggcggcggcgggcgcgcTCGGCTGCTCCTCCGGGTCCTAGAACCGCATGTCTCCTCTCACCCGGAGCTGAGATGGGCGAAGGGGGTCACAGCCTCGGATTGGAGGGGGCAGACCTGCGGGTGGAAGACTGTCCACAAATGCGGGCGCCTTGGAGACCTAAG CCCAGAGATGAGCTGAGGATCAAAGGGAACCATCTGCAAACAGGATCCCCAAACAGGTTGGGGAGCACAGGCCTGGCCAGCGGAGACCCTCACCACCTGTGCCACTTGACCAACTGTGCCTGTTCTGACATCTCCAGTGGCTTTAGAATGGGCACCCATGGAAAAGGGCAAGCTGGAAAAGCTGAGTACAACCAAGGTGGTGTCAAGGAGAAGCAGAGCTGTGAGGAACGCAGAATTAAAGCCCGCTACTAA